A stretch of Amycolatopsis balhimycina FH 1894 DNA encodes these proteins:
- a CDS encoding MFS transporter has translation MSRGSLFFHADFRRLWAGDTASQFGVFVGTTAVPLLAAVTLAATPFEMGLLTAAETLAFLLIGLPAGVWVDRMRRRQVMLTADFTRAALLLSVPVAWWAGVLTLAQLLVVVLFVGIATVFFDIAYQSYLPSLVGREHLLEGNAKLQAVQSTAQIAGPGAAGVLVQLVTAANTVLVTGFGFLTSALCLLRIRTPEPTPEHDGHARLLPQIAEGLRFVFSDKPLRAIVGTTATANFFGGAFMAVQVLFLTRTVGLPPVAVGVLMAFGGAGGILGALCSGAVTRRLGQSRAIWLVPLVTVPGHLLIPLAAPDWRLGLAGFGLVAGGFGIIVYNVAQVSYRQAICPDRLLGRMNASVRFVVWGTLPLGGLLGGGLGEGLGLRGAMWVAVAGEAASVLWVVCSPLRKMRDLPTEAKSGSAAA, from the coding sequence ATGTCCAGGGGGTCACTCTTCTTCCACGCCGACTTCAGGCGGCTGTGGGCCGGCGACACAGCCAGCCAGTTCGGCGTGTTCGTCGGCACCACCGCCGTCCCGCTGCTCGCGGCCGTGACGCTGGCCGCGACGCCGTTCGAGATGGGCCTGCTCACCGCGGCCGAAACACTCGCCTTCCTGCTGATCGGGCTGCCCGCGGGCGTGTGGGTCGACCGGATGCGCCGCCGCCAGGTCATGCTCACCGCCGACTTCACGCGTGCGGCGCTGCTCCTGAGCGTGCCGGTCGCCTGGTGGGCGGGGGTGCTGACACTCGCTCAGCTGCTGGTCGTCGTGCTGTTCGTCGGCATCGCGACGGTGTTCTTCGACATCGCGTATCAGTCGTACCTGCCCTCGCTCGTCGGCCGGGAGCACCTCCTGGAAGGCAACGCCAAGCTGCAGGCCGTCCAGTCGACCGCGCAGATCGCCGGACCGGGCGCCGCGGGCGTGCTGGTCCAGCTGGTGACCGCGGCGAACACCGTGCTGGTCACCGGCTTCGGCTTCCTGACGTCGGCGCTGTGCCTGCTGCGCATCCGTACGCCGGAACCGACGCCGGAGCACGACGGCCACGCCCGGCTGCTCCCGCAGATCGCCGAGGGGCTGCGGTTCGTCTTCTCCGACAAGCCGTTGCGGGCGATCGTGGGCACGACGGCGACGGCGAACTTCTTCGGCGGCGCGTTCATGGCCGTGCAGGTGCTGTTCCTGACGCGGACGGTGGGTCTGCCGCCGGTCGCGGTCGGCGTGCTGATGGCGTTCGGCGGCGCGGGCGGGATCCTCGGCGCGCTCTGCTCGGGCGCGGTCACCCGGCGGCTCGGCCAGTCGCGAGCGATCTGGCTGGTCCCGCTGGTCACCGTGCCCGGCCACCTGCTGATCCCGCTCGCCGCGCCGGACTGGCGGCTCGGGCTCGCCGGGTTCGGGCTCGTCGCCGGCGGGTTCGGGATCATCGTCTACAACGTCGCGCAGGTTTCCTACCGGCAGGCGATCTGCCCGGACCGGCTGCTCGGCCGGATGAACGCCAGCGTGCGGTTCGTCGTCTGGGGCACGCTGCCGCTGGGCGGTCTGCTGGGCGGCGGGCTCGGCGAAGGACTCGGGCTGCGCGGCGCGATGTGGGTCGCGGTCGCCGGCGAAGCGGCCTCGGTGCTGTGGGTGGTCTGCTCGCCGCTGCGGAAGATGCGTGACCTGCCGACCGAGGCGAAAAGCGGTTCCGCGGCCGCCTAG
- a CDS encoding ArsR/SmtB family transcription factor: protein MLPAKRRAATEAEAAALASGIRLRIIRLTFSEALTNKELAERLGRDPATTLHHVRKLVDTGFLAAQPPRRGARGAKEIPYLSTGLSWTLDSCGDKGVEQAVLEAYLAEIAETGFEGVHQTRLVVQVAPEERAELETRLNALLEEFRARPRRPGAERTAVYLATYPSS, encoded by the coding sequence GTGCTCCCTGCGAAACGACGTGCCGCGACCGAAGCCGAGGCCGCCGCGCTGGCCTCCGGAATACGGCTGCGCATCATCCGGTTGACTTTCTCGGAGGCGCTCACGAACAAGGAGCTGGCCGAACGGCTGGGCCGGGATCCGGCGACCACGCTGCACCACGTGCGCAAACTCGTCGACACCGGCTTCCTCGCCGCGCAGCCGCCGCGCCGCGGCGCCCGGGGGGCGAAGGAAATTCCGTATCTTTCGACGGGGCTCTCGTGGACACTCGACTCATGCGGTGACAAGGGCGTGGAACAGGCGGTTCTCGAGGCCTACCTGGCCGAGATCGCCGAGACCGGATTCGAGGGCGTGCACCAGACACGCCTGGTCGTCCAGGTGGCCCCCGAGGAGCGGGCGGAGCTGGAAACCCGGCTGAACGCCCTGCTCGAGGAGTTCCGTGCGCGACCGCGCCGTCCCGGCGCGGAACGCACCGCGGTCTACCTCGCCACCTATCCCAGCAGCTAA
- the hflX gene encoding GTPase HflX: MTELTHTEDHDDDLYDPSTGEMELEDRASLRRVRGLSTELDDVTEVEYRQLRLERVVLVGVWTEGTALQSEASLAELARLAETAGSEVLEGLIQRRTKPDPATYIGSGKVRELRDIVGSTGADTVICDGELSPGQLRQLEEKVKVKVIDRTALILDIFAQHARSKEGKAQVELAQLQYLIPRLRGWGTSLSRQAGGRAGGANGGVGLRGPGETKLETDRRRINKRVSKLRREIVAMDTIRETKRGRRLANEVPSVAIVGYTNAGKSSLLNALTGAGVLVEDALFATLDPTTRRAQTADGRGYTLTDTVGFVRHLPHQLVDAFRSTLEEAADADLLLHVVDGADPAPEEQVSAVREVLGEITRKRKEPLPPELLVINKIDASDDVTLARLRHALAGSVPVSARTGAGIAELVEVIADRLPRPEVTVDALVPYSRGELVARAHADGEVLEEEHVEDGTRLLVRVRPDLAAALREFETNSTRA, from the coding sequence ATGACAGAACTGACACACACCGAAGACCACGACGACGACCTGTACGACCCGTCGACCGGCGAGATGGAACTCGAAGACCGAGCGTCGCTGCGCCGGGTCAGGGGACTGTCCACGGAGCTGGACGACGTCACCGAGGTCGAGTACCGGCAACTGCGGCTCGAGCGCGTCGTGCTGGTCGGCGTGTGGACCGAGGGCACAGCCCTGCAGTCCGAGGCGTCGCTGGCCGAGCTGGCGCGCCTGGCCGAGACGGCGGGCTCGGAGGTCCTCGAAGGTCTCATCCAGCGGCGGACCAAACCGGACCCGGCCACCTACATCGGCTCGGGCAAGGTGCGGGAGCTGCGTGACATCGTCGGGTCCACCGGCGCCGACACCGTGATCTGCGACGGCGAGCTCTCGCCGGGCCAGCTGCGGCAGCTCGAGGAGAAGGTCAAGGTCAAGGTCATCGACCGGACCGCCCTGATCCTCGACATCTTCGCCCAGCACGCCCGGTCGAAGGAAGGCAAGGCGCAGGTCGAGCTGGCCCAGCTGCAGTACCTGATCCCGCGGCTGCGCGGGTGGGGTACGTCGCTGTCCCGGCAGGCCGGTGGCCGCGCCGGCGGCGCGAACGGCGGCGTGGGCCTGCGCGGTCCCGGTGAGACCAAGCTCGAGACCGACCGGCGGCGGATCAACAAGCGCGTGTCGAAGCTGCGCCGGGAGATCGTCGCCATGGACACCATCCGCGAGACCAAGCGCGGGCGGCGGCTGGCCAACGAGGTGCCCAGCGTGGCGATCGTCGGCTACACCAACGCCGGCAAGTCGAGCCTGCTCAACGCGCTGACCGGGGCCGGGGTGCTGGTGGAGGACGCGCTGTTCGCCACCCTCGACCCGACCACGCGGCGCGCGCAGACCGCGGACGGGCGGGGCTACACGCTGACCGACACCGTCGGGTTCGTGCGGCACCTGCCACACCAGCTGGTGGACGCGTTCCGCTCGACGCTGGAGGAAGCCGCCGACGCGGACCTGCTGCTGCACGTGGTGGACGGGGCCGACCCCGCACCCGAGGAGCAGGTCAGCGCCGTGCGCGAAGTGCTCGGCGAGATCACGCGCAAGCGCAAGGAGCCGCTCCCGCCGGAGCTGCTGGTGATCAACAAGATCGACGCGTCCGACGACGTCACCCTCGCCCGGCTGCGGCACGCGCTGGCCGGGTCGGTGCCGGTTTCGGCGCGCACCGGGGCGGGCATCGCCGAGCTCGTCGAGGTGATCGCCGACCGCCTGCCGCGGCCGGAGGTCACGGTCGACGCCCTCGTGCCCTACTCGCGCGGCGAGCTGGTCGCGCGGGCGCACGCGGACGGCGAAGTCCTCGAAGAGGAGCACGTCGAGGACGGCACGCGCCTGCTGGTGCGGGTCCGCCCGGACCTCGCGGCCGCTTTGCGCGAGTTCGAGACCAACTCGACCAGGGCCTGA
- the lexA gene encoding transcriptional repressor LexA: MPEVYEVDDALTVRQQQVLDVIRSWVSRFGYPPSVREIGEAVGLTSTSSVSHQLRALQRKGYLRRDANRPRAVGVLSATDDNPMGIEMDQQPVMPKAAYVPLVGRIAAGGPVLAEQSIEDVFPLPREIVGEGELFLLKVTGDSMIDAAITDGDWVVVRQQPDADNGEIVAAMIDGEATVKTFKRKGGHIWLMPHNEAYEPIPGDDATVLGKVVAVLRRL, from the coding sequence ATGCCCGAGGTGTATGAGGTGGACGACGCTCTCACCGTCCGCCAGCAGCAGGTCCTCGACGTGATCCGCTCGTGGGTGAGCCGGTTCGGCTACCCGCCGAGCGTCCGCGAGATCGGCGAAGCGGTGGGGCTGACGTCGACGTCGTCGGTCTCGCACCAGCTGCGCGCCCTGCAGCGCAAGGGTTACCTGCGGCGGGACGCGAACCGGCCGCGCGCGGTCGGCGTGCTCTCGGCGACCGACGACAACCCCATGGGCATCGAGATGGACCAGCAGCCGGTCATGCCGAAGGCGGCGTACGTGCCGCTGGTCGGCCGGATCGCCGCCGGTGGCCCGGTGCTGGCCGAGCAGTCCATCGAGGACGTCTTCCCGCTGCCGCGGGAGATCGTCGGCGAGGGCGAGCTGTTCCTGCTGAAGGTCACCGGCGACTCGATGATCGACGCGGCCATCACCGACGGCGACTGGGTCGTGGTCCGGCAGCAGCCGGACGCCGACAACGGCGAGATCGTCGCGGCGATGATCGACGGCGAGGCCACGGTCAAGACCTTCAAGCGCAAGGGCGGCCACATCTGGCTGATGCCGCACAACGAGGCGTACGAGCCGATTCCCGGCGACGACGCGACGGTGCTCGGCAAGGTCGTGGCGGTATTGAGGCGGTTGTAG
- a CDS encoding LysM peptidoglycan-binding domain-containing protein: protein MSILAERGQARPAIPVPAPPRPVRVLRGRRGEVHRPPTRARVVAGRRPAGAPCAAPRRVPVRWPWLAALAVASCLVITGLGLLGGGSAGAPVPERTAAVSVGQGDTLASLAARFAPDSDPGAVVARIKELNRLDQTVLVPGLSLTVPVADPSAAPSP from the coding sequence ATGTCCATTCTGGCCGAACGCGGGCAAGCCCGCCCGGCGATCCCGGTCCCGGCGCCACCCCGTCCCGTGCGCGTACTGCGCGGCCGCCGCGGCGAGGTGCACCGCCCGCCGACGCGCGCGCGGGTCGTGGCGGGCCGCCGTCCGGCCGGCGCGCCGTGCGCGGCGCCCCGGCGGGTTCCGGTGCGGTGGCCGTGGCTCGCCGCGCTCGCCGTCGCGAGCTGCCTGGTGATCACCGGATTGGGTCTTTTGGGCGGCGGTTCCGCGGGCGCTCCGGTGCCGGAACGGACGGCCGCGGTGTCGGTCGGGCAGGGCGACACGCTCGCCTCGCTGGCCGCGCGATTCGCGCCGGACAGCGACCCTGGCGCGGTTGTCGCCCGGATCAAGGAGCTGAATCGCCTGGACCAGACCGTTCTGGTGCCCGGGCTGTCGCTCACGGTCCCGGTCGCCGACCCGTCCGCCGCGCCCTCCCCCTGA
- the nrdR gene encoding transcriptional regulator NrdR has translation MRCPFCRHADSRVVDSREVDEGQAIRRRRSCASCGRRFTTSETMVLAVVKRSGVTEQFSRDKVVSGVRRACQGRPVDDDALQQLAQRVEESIRSAGLAEIPSHEVGLAILGPLRELDGVAYLRFASVYRSFSSVEDFEKEIADLREAMAGAAAPQESDQREDGD, from the coding sequence ATGAGGTGCCCGTTCTGCCGGCATGCGGACTCTCGGGTCGTCGACTCCCGAGAGGTGGATGAAGGCCAGGCGATCCGCAGGCGGCGCTCGTGCGCGTCGTGCGGACGGCGGTTCACGACTTCGGAGACGATGGTGCTCGCCGTCGTCAAGCGGTCCGGGGTCACCGAACAGTTCAGCCGGGACAAGGTGGTGAGCGGCGTCCGCCGCGCCTGCCAGGGCAGGCCGGTCGACGACGACGCGCTGCAGCAGCTCGCGCAGCGCGTGGAGGAGTCGATCCGCTCCGCCGGGCTGGCGGAGATCCCGAGTCACGAAGTCGGCCTGGCGATCCTGGGCCCGCTGCGTGAGCTCGACGGGGTCGCCTACCTCCGGTTCGCCAGTGTCTACCGGTCCTTCTCGTCGGTCGAAGACTTCGAGAAGGAGATCGCCGACCTTCGTGAGGCCATGGCGGGTGCAGCTGCCCCCCAGGAGAGCGATCAGCGCGAAGACGGCGATTGA